The Magallana gigas chromosome 6, xbMagGiga1.1, whole genome shotgun sequence genome includes the window ATACGAAGTAAAATTCAAACCGAAACATTTGTCGTGGGATTAATTTCGagcaaatatattatattttaatggaTGTAAGTATAAATAATTTAGTCTGAAAGTTATACACCAAGATACACCAAGAAACTAACGATGTGCGTAaactaatgaaaacaatacattCATGAGACCTGGGGAGGGGGCTAGGTGGGTCTCCCTCATATATCCATCGTATTTGGTTGACTATATGCAAACCAGTTTAATTTTTCTGCCACACagacatttatacatgtaataagccTGTTGAGCAATTGAAACCACCCATCTTTATTTTGCCAGTCAACTTATCAATTACGTCTTTAATGCGCCCAATCTTTTAACATATGCCAAGGGGTACGTGTAggtaaatacaaaaatgtacgTGTAAAACTGCGCCAGACCAGAATCCGTTGGTTGTCCCTTTCTTTGCTACTAGATGCTCTAGCGATTAGTgtatatttaattcaaaaagagaatataaaaaaagttcATATACCAAAACCATTCGGCAAAAGCATCGGCTAACTAATGGAGTTTAAGTGAGAAGGTATATGTATATCTCTTAAAACGAATACTGTAGATGTACTTATTTGGCAATCCCGTCGATTTGTAAAAACCCGTGTTTACaggtaaaaacaaaataaaagcaagaaCTAAGAGTTTTCGAAAGGGGCATTTGGCGTTCTATACGCTGAAatatataaggaatcattctttgagtatgatgaggtaataatttcggtcggggcgtggtcaaatccaatgaagcctaatgaagggctttatgatagatttaccAGGCTCCgatcgaaattatcacctcctaatgttcaaagaatgattcgttattagttatatttatattatttcgtttcctatttgtacactttaaagcaacatttttttaaaaccactatttttttatGTAGTACGTGCTATGTATTACTTCGCAGCGCAGCCAATATCGTTTTCGGTTAtactataagacacgcccattttgtgtcactcatgatttaggaagttattgggttttcgggttcaaaattgattcgtaatgtaaTCACATACAAAGAtagttgaaaatattaaaatatatgtttccttgcgttttgaaacataaaataaactaTAAACGGTAGCATTCGGCAAACCTCGACAAAGTCCGTCATCTACAGTGTTTACAACAATTACAACTTCACGGACCTTCCCGACAGAGTTCGGACAACAAACGAGCTCTACCGGAAAGACACTTCAAGCTAgccagaaaaaaaacttttgccAGTTAGGAAAATGAAAAGAAACCTATGGTAACTAACACGAATGAATGGatggaaaaataaatgtttttttttttcgttgatATTTGGTGCGGCGTAGCTGGGAGTTAACGGGATGGATGTACACATTAATGTTGTCCGGGATATATCATAACGCAAAGAACAGTGACAGAAAAATAGAGTAAGTTAGAGCTGGCTAGGAGAATCAAGTACATAAGCAACAAGTACATAAGCAACAAAAGCAAAGATTGAATCTATTTCATGAATGAGATAGACTATGACAAATGGATATGACAAGACCTTggatagtacatgtactattatagAATCACTTAGAAGCAAAAGACAAATTGAATGAGAGAGTTAATGtttagagatacatgtacatgtatatataagaatGTGTGCCcgtaattacagacaaaaaaaaaaagaaattgatatgagaaaaatatagCAATGTGCTTTTGAAACAAGAAATACTTACCAGTTTTTTTATTAAcctaatatttaataaaaataaactttcaatAACAATTTCTCGTTTATAGATACCAGAATTGTcttgtttatataaattttacgCAAGCAGACGCGTGAAAAGAATGGATGGGCATCAAAATGATAACAATTCTTACATGCTTTATTTTTCAACATCAATAGCGGTTTTTCGATTTCaagattgaagaaaaaaatatcaaatgttatttGGTCTGAATCGCATCAGTTTTAAATACAAGTATACCAACTTtccatctttattaaaaaaaaatcaccataaCTTCACATGCATGTTTTTCAAATATAGTGTAAACTTAATTCTTATGATAATACTGTTTTCTTACTAGTAAAATGTCGGTTAGGAATGACGTCAATTCAAGACGTCTGCTATGCAATTTTTTGCAGTTTGGTAGTTAATATCTGTCTAGAAACAATCATACAATTATCCTTTATAATTTTCAAGAATAAGTTTGTTTTGATTATCATTCTAGTGGAGAAACTGACTTCATTAATTAAGTCCGGCAATCTCACTTACATCCAGGACATTAATTCTGAATGagtgtttaatttttcttaaactatATCAATGGAACATTAggcacaaaacaaaaatattcacaactttttaaatgcaaaatcaAGTTAAGAAGAGCAGAAAAGGATGactagaaaaaataaaagatacttgtactaataaataaataaaataatactgaATTTATCTTTACTCAATATGTTTAACAAACtacttgttttttaaattgtactatattaataagaaaaaactAGACATATAATGACTATGAAACAACTTTTAGCTAGcgtatatcaaaataatttcatagaGCAAATATGCTTAAAGGTATAATATGTATGCAGACaaccattttatcaattttttttgtaaatatgaccacaatgaattatatttaaaaaatcatttaaaaaaaacaaaaaaacatacaattattttaaaattgttcgaTTACTGATGTTTCAGCAACATattcatgtttaaaattaagCAAAACAATTCCATATAAAATCAGCTGAAACAAGTCAAGcggtaaattttaaaaactattttttcacTCGGTACTGGTGGAGTAAGATtaagaaaaattttttttttgggggggggggtaacaaaaaaagtattttttactCACACTTTTCCCTTCCACAGACAACAAGGAGAATAGTACCACAATGATACCCAAAGACCCCTTCATGGTGAAGCTCTAAACTGCAAGATTCTGACAACCGCCGCCATTTTTTATATATCGCAGTGTTATTTTAGCACCGCTTTAATCCTATCCACTGGATATAAGGAGATGAGTGGGATTcatcaaatatgttttttaaatattgaattagtATACAAATCCTGCCCTAAGTCAAGCATGTACTTcttcgattttttttactaatctGAACACAAATATTGCCAGTACTTCGTGTTTTGCAGTTATTATCTTGTGAGACTTAAagtatttaatcaaaatatgcCTGAATTCTATAGAATTTTAATTCGATTTATCttcgactttttttttaatgaattgaaatGTGGACCAAACTTAGTTAAATATACAAAGCGTGTAGTATATGCTATTTACAATGCGTGGGAATATAGTACATACTTATTCAATTTCTCTTCGTTTTGAAATCCAAACGTACCACTAAAATACCTAATATTTACTCTACTACTTATAATATCACAGAATCGATATGGGTATAAGCGATTTCACGTATTCAAGTCGGGTGTTATACATTTTACGTAggagaaaatatattttgaatataataaaagtaatgcattacaccGGCCTCCATTCATTCCTCCATTCATTCatccattcatttatttatttatttatttatttatttatttatttatttatttatttatttatttatttatttatttttactcatAAGATTATAATATTGCAACTTTCTGCCCCAAATAACAAATTTCGTAATTGAACATATGCCTCAtctattgaaaataataaaatgcagGCATATAATTATGGTTTTGCATCAAAGGCGTTCTTTGATTGATgggtttaaacaatattttgtgtattttaatattaaacataCAACATGTACTCcgacaattttaattttttgtgtgaaaTATTTGCACGCActtcacaggcacgtagcatcgtttttgaaagtggggggggggggggggggggggggggggcttgcatagtatataactatataacttcaatttcaatcctaatttccttattttcatatcaattttttacatcctccaaaaaagtaggggggggccaactccatgataatttaattttttatatgtaaattttaaaaaattagttgctgtgagaaaaagtgggggggggggggggcaggtcccccccccccccccccccgatgctacgtgcctgcttcAGAAGTAAAATCAATCAACAAGGTATAACGAgaagaataaatgattttaaaaaagatattgaaaaggGGGTAAAGAATAAAAGGTCGATAATTTATGATTATAACCGATTTAgatcaaatttaaattcaaaaagacTAATATGTCTAAGTTGTGCTTGCGCTCTTAACAAGAAACATGTATCTCTgtataaattcaaatttcaaaaacatgtacTAGTATAGCTGCAGGTCAGTAGCTCCCGTTCTGAAAAAAACTCGGATGGACATcctccgaattttttcagaccgggagctactgACCTGCAGctaattaacaaattttttgaTGATGTTGGGTATCATAAGAAAATGACTTGGGTGTCTgatgttaaaatttttttgattgatttagGTTTTAGTGACATTTTTAATACACAGAACATTATGTATTATTATTAAACAAAGAATATTTGACCGAGCAAAACGTTTTGCGAGTATGGATCATTCTATCGATACCTTACTTCACAACTACCCATACcttctaaaaatgtattaattttctaAGATTAGATTGTCATCTCAAACCCTTGCTGTCGAGACTGGTCGATTCAAAAGAACCACCggaaatcaaagaaaatgtataaattgtaaaatgaattGTGGGGAAGATGAAATTCATTCTATACTAGTGTGccttttgtataaaataatttttttgtaaaaaaatatattaaacctTATCTTTGGACGAAACCTTCAATGCTCAAACTTTTAAGCtcagaaaatgtaaaattatgaataattttggACAGTTTATGaataatagtttaaaaattataatacgGAATTATTTGTTAccatattttaagtattttgtcCATTTTCCTTTTCTATTTGGTTATATGTATggaatatatattgtataaacaTGAATTCTGATGGGCTGTAAAGCCTAAAGTGAATTAAGGATAGATCTAGAATTTCACAACTGTAAATTCATGTAATAATTGCAGTCATTATAGAACAGGGGCGGATCCAGGATTTGAAGTCAGAGGGGGCGCCAGATTAGGCAGGGAGTCTGCGGGCCGCCTTGAGGCCCCCAGTGGGTCCAGGGAGGGTCTAGAGGTGGTGTGccccacacccccccccccctgagaATCCGCCACTGTAGTGCGTACGCGCTACAAACTCTTTATTAGCGAAGAGtccaaaaaattaagatatttacttagcactttatttatatttattctaATTTCAAATGCAAGTACGAGGTCTTGCCGCGAGGAGAAAATAGtggaaaataaacattataagtGTATAGGgctatttttactaaattattaATTGCATTATAAGCTATAATCCTGGTGGCAAAGAaaagatttgttataaaaatattaccataaaaaagtttcattatGAAATGAAGTACATAAAGTGTAGGTGTTTTAGGTTAAAAATTCTGATGCAAAATAAATGGTTAACAACATTACTTTGAACAGACCCTTTCTGGCGATTTCATATTTATCATGCagtaaaaattcaaaacttataattatacatgcacatgtatgaTAATTGTAAATATAGGATGTGATCAATTAAAGTTCATGTATCTGAATATCAATGGATGATTAGTAATCCTCTTACCGTTTAAGCCTTAATCCATGTTGTATCGTCTGCGTTCATTTTCTATCTGGAATATGCACTATATCATTCGGTCTTCCATAGTACCAGTATGTGAGATACAATTGCTAGTTCTGAAATATGCAAgcttttgtttatttatgttgCATTTAATTAAGAATTGTGGGAAACATTAATAGTACAGGGATCAACAACAATAGCATTAGTTAAAACATTAAGGCCCATATATAAAAAGACTCCAAGAACATACACTGTCAGTCATTTTAACAAGTGAAGCCTAAGCACATCATAAATTGGATACGTTATTGATTTAAACTATACCTCAAGCTTCCTTTGAAAATCAAATGGATTTTAGTCgaattttttattggaatcaaAAGTGCGAAAAGTGAAGCAAAAACTTTCGAATTTAGTGGTCCATTGAAACAAATGTTAATCATACGTGTTTTATGCAAAAACTACAATTTTCTCATGAAATCGAAACGACGAAATTCTAGAATGCATCAGGTCCTCATTTTCGTCTTGCAGAAGTTGCTTTAATCAATGAATGGAGTCTTAAAGACAAATTGTTACGTGATTATTGTCGCCGCAGTTGTCATGGGTTTTGGATCTGTAGTCACTTGGAAACCCCTTACGGGTtgaagatgtacatgtacatgtatgcatatatGTTTCTCATATTTACTGAAGTACTGTGTATATCTActtcaaacaattcaaaaatttataGATTTGTGttttggtggttaaatatttTGTGGTTATGACATTAAAGTAAATGCCGTTTCCTAAAATTTCTTGAACATCTAGCATTCGATAAAAATGAACATCTAAAGATTTTATCTAAATAACCAATTCACATGAGTGGGTTTAGACATTTTTCACAGAAAGGGGGAGTTATAAAGTTTGTtgcggaggggggggggctattttATGCGCATGGAACGTTACGtaacatatgaaaaaaaaaaaaaattttgcattatatgaactttttatttgacaaagaattcatcaaacatttcaaacaataaacttattaaatatattactCTGAcacaaataaatacatatttacaacACATCAGTCTATTCTAATATCCGCTTATTGCTGATAATAATATGGAATTGGTGCTGTGCTGTATCCGCAGTAGGGCGAGATAGGAGCATGGAAAGCGGAAGTTGGTGCTTCCGACGAGATGGTAGGGACAGGATACAGATTTTTCTGCTGCGCCATGTGTGAAAAGGCTGTCGGGGCGTATCCTGGGTAACTGTAGGCAGGCAATCCTGTATTCTGTGTCTGGGAGCAGGATGGCACAGAGTAAAAAGATGAAGACACATTGGGGATGCTTGAGATTGACCCAGTAGAGGACACGACTGTCGGCACGGGTCTGGAAACAGTAGGGTGTGGCTTGTATTGAGGGTAGAAACTTTCTTGATGCTGAACAGATGGCAGAGAAGAGCAGGGCATTTCGATCTTTGGTGCATTGAACTTTGTCGTTTCTGCTCCGGGTTGGTGTGGCCTGGCTGCGTCGTATTGTTGACGGATTCTCTCATTGGGTGTCGCTTGACTCTCATGGAATTCCCTCTCGTATGCGGCTTTGTTTGGGCCGACAAGGGAGGTAAAGGAGTCGTCGAAGCTTGTGTTATTATTTTTGGATGATGAGACTTGTGAAGGCACCCATGGAAGCATGTCTAGGAGGGATCCCAGATCCTTGCAGAGATCGGTAGATGTAGGAGTGGGTACAGTGGTCAGGGAGATGTCTGCTGGTGCGTTGGGTTTTATTGCAGCCTCCTCTTCTATCAGACGAGCAGATTTAGCAGCAACTGCCAGTAAATCTCCATCGTCGATTTCACTAAACTTCCGTTTTCCAGATTGAGGCATTATGGGTGTTGGGGTGAATTCGAAACTCACCGATGCGTTTTGATGGCCGAGGATATCATTGATGCTGTATCCAACGGGAGAGCGCTTTGTGGCGATTGGCGGACTGATGGAATTCTCAGATGATGACGGAGAGCAACTTGAGCCCAATGACGATCTTCTGGATTTTTCAGTTGGATTGCTACGCAAGATTCTGTTGATGGAGCTAATGCTCGGGACGTTCAATTTTGTACATCTTCTCTCTTTGATTAACCTGTCTCTTATCTCCCAAGCAAACATTGTCGGATTTTCGTCCTTGTAGTTCATGATTATATCCACCACCTCTGGTATTGCTACTTTGGGTTTGGATCCGCCAGTAGATCCTGCCTTGAAAGATCCAGTATTTCGATATTTCTTTAACAGTTTGCTGACACAGCCATGGGAGACTTTCAATTGTTTTGCAATGTCGCAAGCTCTTATATTGTTAAGGGACATCTCTACAATCTGTCTTCGCACGGACTCTGGGAGAGCTTTGCCATTGACATAAGAACCGCCCATTTGGTTTATTCCTGTCTGTCCTAAAAGATAAGGAAATGGTCAATTACATTATGTAATTTGTATCATATCTCCTTCatgaaagatatatttaaaaatcattagtGGATATGTAGGGATTTTATTAATGAGCTTTTCTACAGTATCACTCTTGGTCTTAAATTCGTTAAAAATAGAACTGCTGTTGTAAAGGTCGATTCTGGTGAAATCATTGAACGTTAATTtaagagaaagagagaagaaAAAATGCACACATGTGAATGAATAATACCTTGGAATGCTTGATTGGAGTTGTTGCTTGATTGTATTTTCAGGGCTGTAGCAAAGTCATAAGTTGGTGCATATGACTGCATTGTCGTCTGCATTGGATAAAATGCGGACTGTGGAAAATAACCAAAACCGGCcatttttgatattatttagatatttaGTTTCTTTGTTTGATAGATAATTCAAATCAGTGAATGATGATCAAGTGAGATCCTCAAGAGGTTATATACTCTGCAAATGATTTAATTACTTCCCGAATTGACCAATGAAATTGCAGGGATTTGGGATGCTGCCATATTCTGAGAGCACGCGCGAGAATTTAGCCGACGGACAGAATAGCACGGGTGCACCCAGGCAGTTTTCACGCTTTGTCTGTTTCAATTCGATGCAATTAATTTGTCAACACGACCGTGAAACTTAATGAAGCTGACCTGCAGAAATGTACCaccttaaaattataattaaccgCTAATTCAAAATTAGGACTTTACAGTATGATTATTAAATTTCGATGCAATTTAAATTGTGAAGTTTGAATAAAGGATACATGTACAggaaatgattaaataaataacaaaaatattaaacaagcaATAATAAATAAgcttcttttaaaataaatttgatatttgacgCATTTCGTGAAAATTCATATAATGTTAGATGTACTAaaattatctatttatttatcttttttcattgaaaatatatattgattgtAACAGCTAGACATTCGAGTATAATCTTACATATTACTACATTTATCCCCgtacatgtgtatttacattgaattttgcgAAGCGtgatttaaagtacatgtaaatccaGTTAATTATATCACTGATATAACTGGAAATGTACATTCACTGTAAACAACTATTGTTGTTATGTTATACATTATGATTTATATGtctttgtatatgtatatgtatattcaatatattatgcaatatctctttgtttacataagagAGTAAAAAAGGAAGCGAGAGATTGATGAAAATACTAACTAATTTACATGAAACAAATCACCCGGAAAATTATGAAAGAGTTGCGGCGCGTGTTCCGTTAATTTACAGTTGTTCACGCTTAGTCGAACAATTACTGGACCGTACCTACAAGTAAGGTATAATTATCTTGTCATGCAGGTAGAAACTTCACACCTTGGGTGTACCAGATACCTAATGATAGGTATTATCTACATttgacaaattaaaaacaatgtaatttGAAGTTAAATGCACATTAACGCTTAATGGTCCCCGcaagttaaaaaattaaaatttaccattttaccacttaaaattaaaatatcagatAATCTCCAGCTAATTGTgtgtattatatacatgtacctatgagCCACATGGCTCCTTTGGtcaatatataagtataaaggTCAGGGTTTTATGAGACATCTATCTATATAATTAACGTGGATAAATGTACATAATactcaaaatactttcaccggtttagaatttatAAGTTTTGGAATATTAGAccagaaatatgttttaaacattttttgaattgtAAAAAGTATAAAACCCCCAACGGGATTTAAACTCATGACATTGAAATTCGTAGGAACGCTCTCATTCAGTTAGGTAAAAAATTCGggaaagaacaaaaatatagaattatacTGGTACttctttttgttgtttatttcgataagaAATACGTCAATACCACCTTCATGTGGGGAATAGGtttgatgaaattatttttttaatagagaaaattgttaattaaaaaaccCAGGAAGACtaattgtatttcattacagcatattgttttaaaattttcatttaaaagtttcACACAACCATTAACATAAGAATTATATCAGTATTTTAAAGCTGTAtgttacatttaaataaaatataaatctttagAATATATTTACTTTCTAAAAGAGTTCGTGTagcaaacaattttattcaaaataaaaaaaaaaattgtacaacaTCAAGAAATGCATATCATCATTTTTATCACTATATGAAAATGTACTTGACCAA containing:
- the LOC109617942 gene encoding paired box protein Pax-8-like; this translates as MAGFGYFPQSAFYPMQTTMQSYAPTYDFATALKIQSSNNSNQAFQGQTGINQMGGSYVNGKALPESVRRQIVEMSLNNIRACDIAKQLKVSHGCVSKLLKKYRNTGSFKAGSTGGSKPKVAIPEVVDIIMNYKDENPTMFAWEIRDRLIKERRCTKLNVPSISSINRILRSNPTEKSRRSSLGSSCSPSSSENSISPPIATKRSPVGYSINDILGHQNASVSFEFTPTPIMPQSGKRKFSEIDDGDLLAVAAKSARLIEEEAAIKPNAPADISLTTVPTPTSTDLCKDLGSLLDMLPWVPSQVSSSKNNNTSFDDSFTSLVGPNKAAYEREFHESQATPNERIRQQYDAARPHQPGAETTKFNAPKIEMPCSSLPSVQHQESFYPQYKPHPTVSRPVPTVVSSTGSISSIPNVSSSFYSVPSCSQTQNTGLPAYSYPGYAPTAFSHMAQQKNLYPVPTISSEAPTSAFHAPISPYCGYSTAPIPYYYQQ